In Rouxiella sp. WC2420, the following proteins share a genomic window:
- the csdA gene encoding cysteine desulfurase CsdA: protein MTPFDFTAFRRQFPALREDDSLSPCYLDSAATALTPQAVIDSTVNYYQNAGATVHRSQHKAAQSLTEEFEQARQTVADFINAPRAEDIIWTRGTTESINLLAQSYLRPRLQPGDEIIVSQAEHHANLIPWLMLAEQCQAKVITLPLNDDFLPDIAALPALLNPRSRLLAITQMSNVTGGQPDLVAAIALCHANGTPVMVDGAQGIVHGVTDVKAMDIDFYAFSGHKLYGPTGIGVLYGKTALLESMPAWHGGGKMLTQTSMQAFIPQQVPQRFEAGTPNIAGVLGLAAAIKWLNRVERDAAEAYSIQLADFAEQALGSIEGFRSFRSRGSSVLAFDIAGIHHSDIVALLAEKGVALRAGKHCAQPLTEALGVSGTLRASFAPYNTRQDVERLVSSVKFAVELLAD, encoded by the coding sequence ATGACGCCTTTTGATTTCACCGCTTTCCGCCGCCAATTTCCGGCGCTGCGCGAAGATGATTCACTCTCTCCCTGCTATCTCGATAGTGCGGCAACGGCGTTAACGCCGCAGGCAGTGATCGATTCTACGGTGAACTATTATCAAAATGCGGGTGCGACGGTGCATCGCAGCCAGCATAAAGCCGCGCAGTCATTAACTGAAGAATTCGAGCAGGCAAGACAAACAGTTGCCGATTTTATCAATGCCCCGCGTGCAGAAGATATTATCTGGACTCGTGGGACCACCGAGTCGATCAATCTGCTGGCGCAAAGCTATCTGCGCCCGCGTTTACAGCCGGGCGACGAGATTATTGTCAGTCAGGCAGAGCATCACGCCAACCTGATCCCCTGGCTGATGCTGGCCGAACAGTGTCAGGCCAAAGTCATCACTTTGCCTCTTAATGATGATTTCCTGCCGGATATCGCCGCTCTGCCTGCTTTGCTTAACCCACGCAGCCGCCTGCTGGCGATTACCCAAATGTCCAATGTCACGGGTGGTCAGCCCGATCTCGTAGCCGCGATCGCCCTCTGTCATGCCAACGGCACGCCAGTGATGGTCGATGGAGCACAAGGCATAGTGCATGGCGTCACAGACGTAAAAGCAATGGATATCGATTTTTATGCCTTCTCCGGCCATAAACTCTATGGCCCGACGGGTATTGGCGTGCTCTACGGTAAAACGGCGCTGCTTGAATCCATGCCCGCCTGGCACGGTGGTGGCAAAATGCTGACGCAAACCAGCATGCAGGCGTTTATACCACAGCAGGTTCCTCAACGTTTCGAAGCCGGCACGCCGAATATTGCCGGAGTGCTGGGGCTAGCCGCGGCGATTAAATGGTTAAACCGCGTAGAACGCGACGCAGCGGAGGCCTATAGTATTCAGCTTGCAGATTTTGCGGAGCAGGCATTGGGCAGCATTGAAGGTTTTCGCAGTTTCCGTAGCCGCGGGTCATCGGTGCTGGCGTTTGATATCGCAGGCATTCATCACAGTGATATTGTCGCGCTACTGGCCGAAAAAGGCGTCGCACTTCGCGCAGGGAAACACTGCGCCCAACCACTGACCGAAGCGCTGGGTGTTAGTGGAACGCTGCGCGCCTCGTTTGCTCCTTATAATACCCGGCAGGACGTTGAGCGGCTGGTGTCGAGCGTGAAGTTTGCCGTCGAGCTTTTAGCAGATTAA
- a CDS encoding YgdI/YgdR family lipoprotein, with the protein MKKIFAVVSAVLLAGTLAACSSNYVMHTNDGRTIVAEGKPSTDSDTGMISYTDAYGNKQQINKSEVKEMVEGK; encoded by the coding sequence ATGAAGAAGATCTTCGCGGTAGTTTCAGCTGTTTTACTTGCCGGTACCCTGGCTGCTTGTTCAAGCAACTATGTGATGCACACCAACGATGGTCGTACCATCGTGGCAGAAGGCAAACCAAGCACTGACAGTGACACCGGTATGATCAGCTACACGGATGCCTATGGTAACAAACAGCAGATTAATAAGTCAGAAGTAAAAGAGATGGTTGAAGGGAAATAA
- a CDS encoding transcriptional regulator GcvA, whose translation MSKRLPPLNSLRVFDAAARHLSFTKAAEELFVTQAAVSHQIKSLEDFLGLKLFRRRNRSLLLTEEGQSYYLDIKEIFSSLNEATRKLQARSAKGALTVSLPPSFAIQWLVPRLAGFNSAYPGIDVRIQAVDRDEDKLSDDVDVAIFHGRGNWPGLRTERLYAEYLLPVCAPSLLMGDNALKTPEDLSKHTLLHDASRRDWLAYTKQLGLQHINVQQGPIFSHSAMVVQAAVHGQGVALANNVMAQTEIEAGRLVCPFNEVLISKNAFYLVCHDSQAELGKIAAFRQWILARAASEQEKLRFRYDQPQT comes from the coding sequence ATGTCTAAACGTTTACCTCCACTAAACTCCTTACGCGTGTTTGACGCCGCTGCTCGCCACCTTAGTTTTACCAAGGCGGCAGAAGAGCTTTTCGTCACTCAGGCGGCAGTAAGCCACCAGATCAAGTCACTTGAGGACTTTTTGGGCTTAAAACTGTTCCGTCGCCGTAATCGCTCGCTGTTGTTAACAGAAGAGGGGCAGAGTTATTACCTCGACATAAAAGAAATTTTCTCCTCCTTGAATGAAGCAACGCGCAAGCTTCAGGCGCGCAGTGCCAAAGGCGCATTAACGGTAAGTTTGCCGCCAAGCTTCGCCATTCAATGGCTGGTGCCTAGGCTGGCTGGCTTTAACTCAGCTTATCCGGGCATTGATGTGCGCATCCAGGCGGTTGATCGCGATGAAGACAAATTATCGGATGACGTCGATGTAGCTATTTTCCACGGTCGCGGCAACTGGCCGGGTCTACGCACCGAGCGTTTATATGCCGAATACTTACTGCCGGTTTGTGCGCCGTCACTGTTAATGGGCGACAATGCGCTGAAGACGCCCGAAGACCTGTCGAAACATACCTTGCTGCATGACGCTTCGCGGCGTGACTGGCTGGCTTATACCAAACAACTGGGGTTGCAGCATATTAATGTGCAACAGGGGCCGATTTTCAGCCACAGTGCCATGGTGGTTCAGGCTGCAGTACACGGGCAGGGCGTGGCGTTGGCGAATAATGTGATGGCGCAGACCGAGATCGAAGCCGGGCGTCTGGTTTGTCCGTTTAATGAAGTTTTAATCAGTAAAAACGCTTTTTATCTGGTTTGTCATGACAGTCAGGCAGAACTGGGTAAAATAGCCGCCTTTCGTCAGTGGATCCTGGCACGGGCTGCCAGTGAACAAGAGAAATTGCGCTTCCGCTACGATCAGCCGCAAACGTAA
- a CDS encoding DUF423 domain-containing protein translates to MTSRAMLIFAALSGFVYVAFGAFGAHVLSQSLGAAEMAWIHTGLDYQSVHTLAILALGVAMQHRSSLWFYWSSACLALGTVLFSGSLYCLALSGLRFWVFVTPIGGTFFLIGWLLMLVGALRLGKKAQRHE, encoded by the coding sequence ATGACCAGTCGTGCAATGTTAATCTTTGCCGCACTCAGCGGTTTTGTCTACGTAGCATTTGGTGCATTCGGTGCACACGTATTAAGCCAGTCTCTGGGAGCCGCCGAAATGGCGTGGATCCACACTGGATTGGACTATCAGAGCGTACACACTCTGGCTATATTGGCACTGGGCGTTGCTATGCAGCATCGTAGCAGCCTGTGGTTCTATTGGAGCAGCGCGTGTCTGGCTCTCGGTACAGTATTATTTAGCGGCAGTCTTTATTGTCTGGCGCTGTCAGGACTCAGATTCTGGGTCTTCGTTACACCAATCGGCGGAACCTTCTTCCTGATTGGTTGGTTATTGATGTTAGTCGGCGCGCTGCGTCTGGGAAAAAAGGCTCAACGCCATGAATAA
- the rlmM gene encoding 23S rRNA (cytidine(2498)-2'-O)-methyltransferase RlmM has translation MNNKLALYCRSGFEKECAAEITAKAAEREIFGFARVKEGSGYVLFECYQQEDADRLAKDIPFRELIFARQMLVVGELLKDLPPEDRVTPIVGMLQGVVTNGGELRVEVPDTNESKELTKFCRKLTVPLRSAMREQRVLGKKENAMRPVVHVFFIAPGCCYVGYSYSNNNSPFYMGIPRLKFPSEAPSRSTLKLEEAFHVFIPADEWEERLASGMHAVDLGACPGGWTYQLVQRSMMVDAIDNGPMAPSLMMTGQVTHHREDGFKYKPTRSNIYWLVCDMVEVPAKVSALMGDWLVNGWCREAIFNLKLPMKKRYEEVSQILAHMKSRLEENDINAEIFAKQLYHDREEVTVHVRRFWPVVPGRRDER, from the coding sequence ATGAATAATAAACTTGCACTCTACTGCCGCTCTGGCTTTGAGAAAGAATGCGCGGCTGAAATTACCGCCAAAGCGGCCGAAAGAGAAATTTTCGGTTTCGCCCGCGTGAAAGAAGGCAGCGGCTATGTATTGTTTGAGTGCTATCAGCAGGAAGATGCCGATCGTTTGGCGAAAGACATTCCTTTTCGTGAACTGATTTTTGCCCGCCAGATGCTGGTGGTCGGTGAATTGCTGAAAGATCTGCCGCCGGAAGACCGTGTCACGCCGATTGTTGGCATGTTGCAGGGGGTTGTTACCAACGGCGGTGAGCTGCGCGTTGAAGTTCCTGATACCAACGAAAGTAAAGAACTGACCAAGTTCTGCCGCAAGCTTACTGTGCCGCTCCGCTCCGCCATGCGTGAACAGCGCGTGCTGGGTAAAAAAGAGAACGCCATGCGCCCCGTGGTGCACGTATTCTTTATCGCGCCGGGATGCTGCTACGTGGGTTATTCCTACAGCAATAACAACTCTCCGTTCTATATGGGGATCCCGCGGCTTAAATTCCCATCCGAAGCGCCAAGCCGTTCGACACTGAAACTTGAAGAAGCATTTCACGTGTTTATTCCAGCCGATGAGTGGGAAGAACGCCTCGCCAGCGGCATGCATGCGGTCGATCTCGGCGCTTGCCCGGGCGGTTGGACCTATCAGCTGGTGCAGCGCAGCATGATGGTTGATGCTATCGATAACGGCCCTATGGCACCAAGCCTGATGATGACCGGACAGGTAACGCATCACCGTGAAGACGGGTTCAAATACAAACCAACGCGTAGCAACATTTACTGGCTGGTCTGCGACATGGTGGAAGTTCCAGCCAAAGTGTCCGCTCTGATGGGCGACTGGCTGGTCAACGGCTGGTGCCGCGAAGCCATCTTCAACCTGAAGTTGCCGATGAAAAAGCGCTATGAGGAAGTTTCACAGATCCTCGCGCATATGAAATCGCGTCTTGAAGAAAACGACATCAATGCGGAAATCTTTGCCAAGCAGCTTTACCATGACCGCGAAGAGGTCACGGTTCACGTACGTCGTTTCTGGCCTGTGGTGCCGGGCCGTCGCGACGAGCGCTAA
- the xni gene encoding flap endonuclease Xni, producing the protein MKIHLLIIDALNLIRRIHAVQGSPCVIACQSAVNQLIQHTQPTHAVAVFDEDDRHDSWRHQCLPDYKAGRTPMPENLFAEMPALKAGFESIGIACWHAAGQEADDLAATLTAKVAGAGHQVTIVSTDKGYCQLLAPEVQIRDYFQKRWLDMPFVQASFGVLPTQLTDYWGLAGISSSKIPGVAGIGPKAAETLLSQHPTLEELYLHLNEIPEKWQKKLREHQEMAFISRRVATLQTDVILKGNLQDLRLKG; encoded by the coding sequence ATGAAAATTCACTTATTAATCATCGACGCGCTAAATCTTATCAGGCGCATTCATGCCGTACAGGGATCACCCTGCGTCATTGCCTGCCAGAGCGCCGTTAATCAGCTGATTCAGCACACTCAGCCAACCCACGCGGTTGCTGTATTCGACGAGGACGATCGCCACGATAGCTGGCGACACCAGTGCCTTCCAGACTACAAGGCAGGGCGAACGCCAATGCCGGAAAACTTGTTTGCTGAAATGCCTGCATTAAAAGCCGGCTTTGAGAGTATTGGAATTGCCTGCTGGCACGCTGCGGGGCAAGAGGCGGACGATCTCGCCGCCACCCTTACTGCCAAAGTAGCTGGCGCTGGTCATCAGGTAACGATTGTTTCTACCGATAAAGGCTACTGCCAGTTGCTCGCACCCGAGGTACAAATACGTGACTACTTCCAGAAACGCTGGTTAGACATGCCGTTCGTGCAGGCAAGTTTCGGCGTACTTCCAACCCAGCTAACAGACTACTGGGGTTTGGCAGGTATCAGCAGCAGTAAAATTCCGGGCGTCGCCGGTATTGGCCCAAAAGCCGCGGAAACCTTGCTGAGTCAGCATCCGACGCTGGAAGAGCTGTATCTGCACCTGAATGAAATACCAGAAAAGTGGCAAAAGAAACTGCGCGAACATCAGGAAATGGCATTCATAAGCCGCCGCGTCGCAACGCTGCAAACCGATGTAATTTTGAAGGGAAATCTACAAGATTTACGGCTCAAAGGCTGA
- the ppnN gene encoding nucleotide 5'-monophosphate nucleosidase PpnN, translated as MITHISPLGSMDLLSQLEVDMLKRTASSDLYRLFRNCSLAVLNSGSQTDSSKELLDRFESFDINVLRRERGVKLELVNPPEEAFVDGRIIRSLQANLFAVLRDILFVNAQLSSAGRYQDLDLTDSVQLTNLVFSILRNARTLHLDEDPNMVVCWGGHSINEIEYQYARNVGSQLGLRELNICTGCGPGAMEAPMKGAAVGHAQQRYKNSRFIGMTEPSIIAAEPPNPLVNELVIMPDIEKRLEAFVRIAHGIIIFPGGVGTAEELLYLLGILMDPANSDQVLPLILTGPKESADYFTVLDAFIRETLGDEAQKHYTIIIDDPTEVARQLKRAMPLVKENRRNSGDAYSFNWSIRIAPDLQLPFEPSHENMANLNLHLNQPPEQLAAALRRAFSGIVAGNVKEVGIRAIQKNGRFKLHGDPLLMKKMDSLLQGFVAQHRMKLPGTAYVPCYEICS; from the coding sequence TTGATTACACATATCAGCCCACTTGGCTCAATGGATTTGTTGTCTCAGTTGGAAGTGGACATGCTCAAACGCACTGCGAGCAGCGACTTATATCGCCTCTTCCGTAATTGTTCTTTGGCTGTGCTCAACAGTGGCAGTCAGACTGACAGCAGCAAAGAGTTGCTGGACCGCTTTGAAAGCTTTGATATCAACGTATTACGTCGCGAACGTGGCGTAAAACTTGAACTGGTAAACCCGCCTGAAGAAGCGTTTGTCGACGGGCGAATTATCCGCTCGTTGCAGGCCAACCTGTTTGCCGTGTTGAGAGATATTCTGTTCGTTAACGCGCAGCTCAGCAGTGCAGGGCGTTATCAGGATCTCGACCTGACGGACTCGGTCCAGCTAACTAACCTGGTGTTCTCCATCCTGCGCAACGCCCGCACCCTGCATCTGGATGAAGACCCCAATATGGTGGTATGCTGGGGCGGCCATTCGATTAACGAAATCGAATATCAGTATGCACGCAACGTCGGTAGCCAGTTGGGTCTGCGCGAACTGAATATCTGTACCGGATGCGGTCCTGGCGCGATGGAAGCTCCGATGAAAGGCGCCGCTGTCGGCCACGCACAGCAGCGCTATAAAAACAGCCGTTTCATCGGGATGACCGAACCGTCAATCATTGCCGCCGAGCCGCCTAACCCGCTGGTAAACGAGCTGGTGATCATGCCAGATATCGAGAAACGTCTAGAGGCCTTTGTGCGTATTGCTCATGGCATCATCATATTCCCTGGTGGTGTGGGCACAGCGGAAGAGTTGCTGTATTTGCTGGGGATTCTGATGGATCCGGCCAACAGCGATCAGGTACTGCCGCTGATCCTCACCGGTCCGAAAGAAAGCGCTGACTACTTCACCGTACTCGACGCGTTTATCCGCGAAACGCTGGGCGACGAAGCGCAAAAGCATTACACCATTATTATTGACGATCCGACCGAGGTGGCAAGGCAGCTCAAGCGCGCCATGCCGTTGGTGAAAGAAAACCGTCGTAACAGTGGCGATGCTTACAGCTTCAACTGGTCGATTCGTATCGCGCCAGATTTGCAGCTGCCGTTTGAGCCAAGCCATGAAAATATGGCTAATCTCAATCTGCATCTCAACCAGCCACCAGAGCAGCTGGCAGCCGCTTTACGCCGCGCATTTTCGGGCATTGTGGCCGGTAATGTCAAAGAAGTGGGCATTCGCGCGATTCAAAAAAACGGGCGGTTCAAGCTGCATGGCGATCCGCTGCTGATGAAGAAGATGGACAGCTTGTTACAAGGTTTTGTAGCTCAGCATCGTATGAAACTACCTGGCACGGCTTATGTGCCTTGCTATGAGATATGTTCCTGA
- the queF gene encoding NADPH-dependent 7-cyano-7-deazaguanine reductase QueF (Catalyzes the NADPH-dependent reduction of 7-cyano-7-deazaguanine (preQ0) to 7-aminomethyl-7-deazaguanine (preQ1) in queuosine biosynthesis), with the protein MSSYQDNPALSQLTLGKATPYRDQYDATLLQAVPRSMNREPLGLYPDSLPFHGADIWTMYELSWLNAKGLPQVAVGEISLEADSASLIESKSFKLYLNSFNQTKFDDWASVQRTLESDLGACAQGKVSVVLRPLSEVEGAPIGRFAGICIDAQDIEITDYAFSTDYLLDATSDKIVDETLVSHLLKSNCLITHQPDWGSVQIQYRGPAIDREALLRYLVSFRNHNEFHEQCVERIFNDLLHFCQPTRLAVYARYTRRGGLDINPWRANFLFEPSNARLVRQ; encoded by the coding sequence ATGTCTTCCTATCAGGATAACCCCGCTCTTTCTCAACTGACTCTCGGCAAAGCGACACCTTATCGCGATCAGTATGACGCCACTCTGCTTCAGGCGGTGCCTCGCAGCATGAACCGTGAGCCGCTTGGCTTGTATCCAGATTCATTGCCTTTTCACGGCGCAGATATCTGGACGATGTACGAGCTGTCATGGCTCAACGCCAAGGGCTTGCCGCAGGTCGCCGTAGGTGAAATCAGCCTGGAAGCAGACAGCGCAAGCCTGATCGAGTCCAAGAGCTTTAAACTCTATCTCAACAGCTTTAATCAGACAAAATTTGATGACTGGGCCAGTGTTCAACGTACTTTGGAAAGCGACCTAGGCGCCTGTGCGCAGGGTAAGGTCAGTGTTGTCCTGCGTCCTTTGAGTGAGGTTGAGGGCGCGCCGATTGGCCGCTTCGCCGGGATTTGCATTGACGCACAAGATATTGAAATCACAGATTATGCCTTCAGCACCGATTATCTGCTTGATGCGACCAGTGACAAAATAGTCGACGAAACGCTGGTCAGCCATTTGCTGAAATCCAACTGCCTGATAACCCATCAACCCGATTGGGGTTCGGTGCAAATCCAGTATCGCGGGCCGGCTATCGATCGCGAAGCCCTGCTGCGTTATCTGGTGTCATTTCGAAATCATAACGAATTCCACGAGCAGTGCGTTGAGCGCATCTTTAACGATCTGCTGCACTTCTGCCAGCCAACACGCCTGGCAGTTTACGCACGATACACCCGCCGTGGCGGTCTGGATATCAATCCATGGCGGGCGAATTTCCTGTTTGAGCCTTCCAATGCGCGGCTTGTCAGGCAATAA
- the syd gene encoding SecY-interacting protein: protein MDLEVSEALRGFTQRYVDLWQQKTGNAPGSEELFGVESSCTISRSDNQVFWLPRPFTPPSELANVERALDLNLRPEAHAFYTSQFSGDMHASYLNHTFTLVQVWSEDDFIRLQENLIGHLLTQKRLKLEPTVFLATTDSELMLLSLSNLTGEVMLEEFGSKKRTILSSSLSEFLTMLVPQVP, encoded by the coding sequence ATGGACCTTGAAGTTTCTGAAGCCCTGCGGGGGTTTACTCAGCGCTATGTTGACCTGTGGCAGCAGAAAACGGGCAATGCTCCTGGCAGTGAAGAACTCTTTGGCGTGGAGTCCTCGTGCACCATTAGCCGCAGTGATAATCAAGTTTTTTGGCTTCCTCGGCCTTTTACACCGCCGTCTGAACTTGCTAACGTTGAAAGAGCGCTTGATTTGAACCTGCGTCCGGAAGCTCATGCCTTTTATACCTCACAGTTTTCCGGTGATATGCATGCCAGCTATCTTAATCATACCTTTACCTTGGTTCAGGTCTGGAGTGAGGATGATTTTATCCGCCTACAGGAAAATTTAATTGGTCATTTGCTCACGCAAAAACGTCTCAAGCTTGAACCCACTGTTTTTCTGGCGACTACCGATTCGGAATTAATGCTACTCTCTTTAAGTAATTTAACCGGCGAAGTCATGCTGGAAGAGTTCGGCAGTAAAAAAAGAACGATCCTCTCGTCATCATTGTCCGAATTCCTTACAATGCTGGTCCCGCAAGTTCCCTGA
- a CDS encoding MFS transporter, whose translation MPAKPITPIKKRATPVKAMIASVSGYAMDGFDLLILGFMLPAIASELHLDASQSGSLVTWTLIGAVLGGVIFGPISDRFGRIRVLTFTILMFSLFTGLCAVAQGYWDLLTYRTLAGVGLGGEFGIGMALIAEAWPVEKRNRASAYVGMGWQLGVLMAAFLTPLLLGLIGWRGMFLVGLLPAMLSFLIRRTMGEPEEFIKQSASTRQESLMARLRLLFKDSETTKCSLGILILTSVQNFGYYGLMIWMPSYLSKNFGFSLTKSGLWTAVTVIGMTLGVWLFGVLSDRFARWKIFLIYQVGAVIMVIVYAQLTDPIVMLFAGAIMGLFVNGMIGGYGGLISDSYPVNVRATAQNVLFNLGRGVGGFGPLVIGMLASKVAFTAAISLLAAIYLLDIIATVFLLPKTQGKKEDSLGAIG comes from the coding sequence ATGCCTGCGAAACCGATAACACCTATTAAAAAACGCGCAACCCCCGTTAAAGCCATGATTGCCTCCGTCTCCGGCTATGCGATGGACGGTTTTGACCTACTTATTTTGGGCTTTATGCTACCGGCCATAGCCAGCGAGCTGCACCTTGATGCTTCGCAAAGCGGATCGCTGGTAACCTGGACGCTGATAGGCGCAGTGCTCGGGGGCGTCATTTTCGGACCGATTAGCGATCGATTTGGCCGTATCCGCGTACTCACTTTTACTATTTTGATGTTCTCACTGTTCACCGGACTATGCGCCGTGGCTCAGGGCTATTGGGATCTGCTGACCTACCGCACGCTGGCTGGCGTCGGTCTGGGAGGAGAATTTGGTATTGGCATGGCACTGATTGCCGAAGCCTGGCCAGTTGAAAAGCGCAATCGAGCCTCGGCCTATGTTGGTATGGGGTGGCAGTTGGGCGTGCTGATGGCAGCGTTCCTCACCCCGCTGCTGCTGGGCTTGATCGGCTGGCGCGGAATGTTTCTGGTTGGACTGCTGCCCGCAATGCTCTCTTTCCTGATCCGCAGAACTATGGGTGAACCTGAAGAGTTTATTAAACAATCTGCATCAACCAGGCAAGAATCGCTGATGGCACGCCTGCGCCTGCTTTTTAAAGATAGTGAGACGACAAAATGTAGTTTAGGCATTTTGATCCTCACCTCCGTGCAAAACTTCGGTTATTACGGCCTGATGATTTGGATGCCTAGCTACCTTTCCAAAAACTTTGGTTTTTCGCTGACTAAATCTGGGTTATGGACTGCCGTGACCGTAATCGGTATGACGCTCGGAGTCTGGCTGTTTGGCGTGCTCTCCGATCGCTTTGCGCGCTGGAAAATTTTCCTGATTTATCAAGTTGGCGCGGTGATAATGGTCATCGTATACGCGCAGTTGACCGACCCAATAGTGATGCTGTTTGCCGGTGCGATCATGGGCCTGTTTGTAAATGGCATGATTGGCGGCTACGGTGGCCTTATTTCTGACAGTTACCCAGTCAACGTGCGCGCTACGGCGCAGAACGTGTTATTTAATCTAGGGCGTGGGGTCGGGGGGTTTGGTCCGTTAGTGATTGGCATGCTGGCATCAAAGGTCGCCTTCACTGCGGCAATTAGCCTGCTGGCGGCTATTTATTTACTGGATATCATTGCCACTGTTTTCCTGCTGCCAAAAACGCAAGGCAAGAAAGAAGATAGTCTTGGCGCTATTGGGTAA
- a CDS encoding YqcC family protein: MSTENQVREILQDIEQVMRELSLWQPMPPEPDAFESKEPFSVDTMSAEQWLQWVLIPRMHAILAAEASLPTRFAITPYYEMALPDQIRLHNELQRLDDLLNIED; the protein is encoded by the coding sequence ATGAGTACAGAAAACCAAGTCCGCGAGATATTGCAGGATATTGAGCAAGTTATGCGTGAACTGTCTCTATGGCAGCCGATGCCGCCTGAGCCAGATGCATTCGAAAGTAAAGAACCTTTTTCGGTAGATACCATGTCGGCCGAGCAGTGGTTGCAGTGGGTGTTGATCCCGCGCATGCACGCAATTCTGGCCGCCGAGGCGAGTTTACCGACCCGTTTTGCCATTACTCCTTATTATGAAATGGCTCTGCCCGATCAGATTCGCCTGCATAATGAGCTGCAACGCCTTGATGATTTACTGAACATAGAAGACTGA